A single genomic interval of Zingiber officinale cultivar Zhangliang chromosome 4A, Zo_v1.1, whole genome shotgun sequence harbors:
- the LOC121972516 gene encoding pentatricopeptide repeat-containing protein At3g22670, mitochondrial-like, which produces MTKLMRRLAGADRCGDAIKTFKSIESFGVRKDTISINALLDTLCKEKSVKHARDAFLELRDEVQPNASSFNILIHGWSKARKIEEDIRIIEEMREFGYTPCVITFTSLVEGYCLEKNFRMASAILNEMRGHGCQPNVVTYTIIMHSLAKAKEIQEALLVFEMMKDAGCAPDTSFYNSLIFLMGKSGKLRDAHHIFE; this is translated from the coding sequence ATGACCAAGTTGATGAGAAGGCTTGCTGGAGCCGATAGGTGCGGTGATGCCATAAAGACTTTCAAAAGCATTGAGAGCTTTGGTGTTAGGAAAGATACCATTTCAATTAATGCACTATTAGATACCTTGTGTAAGGAGAAGAGTGTTAAGCATGCAAGAGATGCATTTTTGGAATTGAGGGATGAAGTACAACCTAATGCTAGTAGTTTTAATATTTTGATTCATGGATGGAGTAAAGCACGAAAAATAGAAGAGGATATAAGAATAATTGAGGAAATGAGAGAATTTGGTTATACCCCTTGTGTGATTACATTCACTTCTCTGGTTGAAGGCTATTGCTTGGAAAAGAACTTTAGAATGGCCAGTGCAATTCTTAATGAGATGCGTGGGCATGGGTGTCAACCCAATGTTGTCACATATACTATAATAATGCATTCTTTGGCTAAGGCCAAAGAAATTCAAGAAGCCTTGTTGGTATTTGAGATGATGAAGGATGCTGGTTGTGCTCCAGATACCTCATTCTATAattctttgatttttttaatgGGGAAGTCAGGAAAATTGCGAGATGCGCATCACATATTTGAGTAA